ATGTCCCACGGCTTCGACGCCTTGGGCAGCGGCGTGTAGGAGATGTCCTTCGGCTTGCCCTCGGCGGAGAAGGCGGGGACCACCTCCGCCGCCGGGTAGGGGAACCAGTCGGCGGCGGACGCGCTGCCGGCAGAGACGGCGAGGGAGGCGGCGAGGCAGGATCCCAGGAAAAAGGCACGAGCGGGGGCAGTCATGCGGGTGGTCTCCACGGCATGGGATGGACGGTCGGGGATGGGGAGCGGGGAAGGGGCCGGGGGCGGCGCGGCCGGCCGCCCCCGGTGTCAGGCGGCGAGCGCCTCGCGCAGGCGGGCCAGCCGCTGCGCCTCGTCGGCGCGGGCGGCCAGCGCCTGCTCCATGTCCACCTTGACGAAGCGGACGGCGGTGTGCGGCTGCATCTGGCTGATCAGGTCCATGTCGGCGGAGACCACCGCGCCCAGCGTGAAGTAGCCGCCGCCCGACACGGCGTCGCGGTGCAGCACGATGGGCTCGGTGCCGCCCGGCACCTGGATGGAACCGTAGGGATAGCAGGCGTCGACGATGTTGGAGGGGTTGGAGCCGGCGCCGAAGGGCTGTTCGCGCGGGTTGAAGGTGAAGGGCCGGCCGCCGCGGAACCGGTAGCCCATGCGGTCGGCCTCCGGGGCCACCTTCCACTCGTCCTCGAAGAAGTTGCGGCCGGCCTCCTCGGTGATCAGGCGCCAGTAGAGGCCGGGCAGCACGCGCAGCTCCGCGCTGCGCTCCACCGTGCGGCGCAGCGCCGCCGGCACCTCCATGCCGTGCTGCACGGCCCGCGGGGACCCGAGCGGCACCATGTCGCCGCTCGCCAGCGCCCGGCCGTGGTAGCCGCCGAGCGCGCCGATGATGTAGGTGGAGCGGCTGCCCAGCGCCGGCGGGGTGTCGATGCCGCCGGAGATCGCGATGTAGGCGCGGGCGCCGCCCCTGAGATAGTCGAAGGACAGCACCTGGCCGGCACGCACCGGGAAGGCCGTCCAGGCCGGGTGCGGCTCGCCGTCGACGCGGGCCGGCAGGTCGGCGCCGGTGACCGCGACGGTGGCGTCCACCTCGAATTCGAGCTGCGGCCCCATGAAGACGGCCTCCAGCGCGGCGGCTCCCTCCGGATTGCCGACCAGCAGGTTGGCGGCGCGCAGCGCATAGCGGTCCATCGCCCCCGACATCGGGATGCCGAGATGGAAATAGCCGGGCCGGCCGAGGTCCTGGACGGTGGTCAGCAGGCCGGGGTTGAGAACCTTAAACGCCATGGAGAGCCTCCATCAGCCGCTGGTTGGTGCCGTCGATGTCCGCGTTGAAGGCGTCGAGGTCGAAAGTGACCTTCCGGATGCGCGGCTCGTAGCGGTTGGCCGCGACGTCGGCGGTGATGGCGTCGTATTCCTCGCGGTCGATCGGCTTCCACTTCACGATGTCGCCGGGCCGGAAGAACACCATGAACTCGCGCAGGTAGGAGACCTTCTGCGTCGGGTCGTAGATCGGCATCGGCGTGATGCCGAACATCTGGTAGCCGCCTGCCCCGCGGACGGAATAGATGCAGCCGAAGCAGCCGCCATGGCCGATGGTGTGCTTGGGCGTGTCGGTGCGCGGGCGCAGGTATTTCGGCACCTGGATCTGCCGCTCGCGCTCGACGAGCTGGTAGAGGAAGGGCAGCCCGGCGACGAACCCCACCATCGAGACGAACCAGGGCGAGGCGTGGTGGGCGTGGATGAACTGCTCCACCGTGTCGTAGCCGTTCATCCGCGCGGCATAGTCGAGGTCCGTGCCGGCCGGATCCTGGTGCCGTTCCCGGAAGCGCATCAGCGTCTCGGTGGTCCAGGGATCGCGGTAGTAGACGGGGATCTCGACGATCCGGGTCTGCAGCCGCTTGTCGGCCTTCTCCGCCGCCTGTTCGAGGGACTGCAGCGTGCTCATCAGCCGGTCGGGGGCGATGCGGTCCGGGTCGAACTTGATCTGGAAGCTGCCGTTCGCGGGGCAGACCTCCGTGATGCCGTCGATGTGCGCGGCACGGACGGCGTTGGTGATGGACATGCTCTTGAAGAACGCTTCCAGCGACATCTCCTCGTCCATCTCGACGAAGATGTGCTCGTCGCCACCGTAGGAATAGCGGGTCTTCATCCGGTGCTCCTATTGCGCGGTCATCGTTGCGCGGCCGTGGGGGACGGAGGGGTGAAGGCGGGCTGCCCGGCGAGCCAGGCCTCGAGGAACCGGGTGTGGCCCTTGCCGGCCCGGATGTCGGGGTCGGCGGCCAGCGCCTTGTGCAGCGGGATGGTGGTGCTGAGGCCGGCGATCTCCAGCCGTTCCAGCGCCCCGGCCAGCCGGTCGATGGCCTCGGCGCGGGTCGCGCCGTGGACGATCAGCTTGCCGAGCAGGGAGTCGTAGAAGGGCGGGACCGTATAGCCCTCGTAGATCATCCCGTCGAAGCGGAGGCCCGGCCCTTCCGGGACCGCCAGCCGGACGACGGTGCCGGGGCAGGGCAGGAAGCCGGCGGCGGGGTCTTCGGCGTTGATGCGCACCTCGATGGCGTGGCCGGTGCGGCGGACCTGCTCCTGGGTCACCGGCAGCGGCTCCCCGCCGGCGATGCGGATCATGGCGGCCACCAGATCGATGCCGGTGATCATCTCGGTCACCGGATGCTCGACCTGGATGCGGGTGTTCATCTCGATGAAGTAGAAGGCGCCGGACGCCTCGTCATAAAGATATTCCAGCGTCCCGGCCCCGCGGTAGCCGACGCTCTCGGCCAGCGCCACGGCCGAGGCGCAGAGCCGGGCGCGGGTCGCCTCGTCGAGGCAGGCGGCCGGGGCCTCCTCCCACACCTTCTGGCGGCGGCGCTGGAGGGAGCATTCGCGTTCGAAGGCGTGGACGGCGCGGGTGCCGTCGCCGAGGACCTGCACCTCGATGTGGCGGGCATCGACGATCACCCGCTCCAGGTAGAGGCCGCCGTCGCCGAAGGCGGCCTGCGCCTCCGACTGGGCCTGGGGGGCGAGGCGGCGCAGCTCGTCCGGCGTCTCGGCGATGCGGATGCCGCGCCCGCCGCCACCCGCCGCCGCCTTGATCATCACGGGGTAGCCGATGGCCTCGGCGGCGGCCAGCGCCGCCTCCACGCCGGCGACGCGGCCGTCCGAGCCGGGCACCACCGGCACGCCGGCGGCGATCGCGGCGTCGCGCGCCGCGGCCTTGTCGCCCATGATGCGGATGGTCTCCGCCGTCGGTCCGACGAAGATCAGGCCGGCCTCCTCCACCGCCTGGGCGAAGGCGGCGTTTTCCGCCAGGAAGCCGTAGCCGGGATGGACGGCGTCGCAGCCGGCCTCCTTCGCGGCGGCGACGAGGCGGGGGCCGTCGAGGTAGGAATGGCGGGCCGCCGGACGGCCGACGCAGACCGCGGCGTCGGCCATGCGGACCGCCAGCATGTCGCGGTCGGCCTCCGAATAGGCCTGGACCGTCCCGATGCCGAGCGATCGGGCGGCGCGGATGATGCGGACCGCGATCTCGCCCCGGTTGGCGACGAACAGGCGCCGGATCGCCATCGCCTCAGCCTTCCAGCTCGACGAGGACGACGCCGGCCATCACCGGCTCCTCGTCCTCGACGGTGAAGCGCAGCACGGTGCCGGCGCAGTCGGCCTTGATCTCGCTGAAGCTCTTCATGACCTCCACCAGACCGATGACGTCGCCGGGCTCGACCCGGTCGCCGACCTCCTTGAAGGGCGGCTGGTCGGGGGCGGGGCGGCGGTAGAAGGTGCCGGGAAGGGGAGAGCGGATCTCGGGC
Above is a genomic segment from Azospirillum thermophilum containing:
- a CDS encoding biotin-dependent carboxyltransferase family protein codes for the protein MAFKVLNPGLLTTVQDLGRPGYFHLGIPMSGAMDRYALRAANLLVGNPEGAAALEAVFMGPQLEFEVDATVAVTGADLPARVDGEPHPAWTAFPVRAGQVLSFDYLRGGARAYIAISGGIDTPPALGSRSTYIIGALGGYHGRALASGDMVPLGSPRAVQHGMEVPAALRRTVERSAELRVLPGLYWRLITEEAGRNFFEDEWKVAPEADRMGYRFRGGRPFTFNPREQPFGAGSNPSNIVDACYPYGSIQVPGGTEPIVLHRDAVSGGGYFTLGAVVSADMDLISQMQPHTAVRFVKVDMEQALAARADEAQRLARLREALAA
- a CDS encoding 5-oxoprolinase subunit B family protein, which translates into the protein MKTRYSYGGDEHIFVEMDEEMSLEAFFKSMSITNAVRAAHIDGITEVCPANGSFQIKFDPDRIAPDRLMSTLQSLEQAAEKADKRLQTRIVEIPVYYRDPWTTETLMRFRERHQDPAGTDLDYAARMNGYDTVEQFIHAHHASPWFVSMVGFVAGLPFLYQLVERERQIQVPKYLRPRTDTPKHTIGHGGCFGCIYSVRGAGGYQMFGITPMPIYDPTQKVSYLREFMVFFRPGDIVKWKPIDREEYDAITADVAANRYEPRIRKVTFDLDAFNADIDGTNQRLMEALHGV
- a CDS encoding acetyl-CoA carboxylase biotin carboxylase subunit; translation: MAIRRLFVANRGEIAVRIIRAARSLGIGTVQAYSEADRDMLAVRMADAAVCVGRPAARHSYLDGPRLVAAAKEAGCDAVHPGYGFLAENAAFAQAVEEAGLIFVGPTAETIRIMGDKAAARDAAIAAGVPVVPGSDGRVAGVEAALAAAEAIGYPVMIKAAAGGGGRGIRIAETPDELRRLAPQAQSEAQAAFGDGGLYLERVIVDARHIEVQVLGDGTRAVHAFERECSLQRRRQKVWEEAPAACLDEATRARLCASAVALAESVGYRGAGTLEYLYDEASGAFYFIEMNTRIQVEHPVTEMITGIDLVAAMIRIAGGEPLPVTQEQVRRTGHAIEVRINAEDPAAGFLPCPGTVVRLAVPEGPGLRFDGMIYEGYTVPPFYDSLLGKLIVHGATRAEAIDRLAGALERLEIAGLSTTIPLHKALAADPDIRAGKGHTRFLEAWLAGQPAFTPPSPTAAQR
- a CDS encoding acetyl-CoA carboxylase codes for the protein MPEIRSPLPGTFYRRPAPDQPPFKEVGDRVEPGDVIGLVEVMKSFSEIKADCAGTVLRFTVEDEEPVMAGVVLVELEG